The following is a genomic window from Candidatus Polarisedimenticolaceae bacterium.
AATGCCGAGACGTCGACGAAGAAGTAGAACGCGCCGTCGGGCATCGCGAAGCGGAGTCCCTCGATCCTGGACAGCTCCTCCGCCATCAACGCGCGGCGACGACGGAAGACCTCGAGATAGGCGCTCCGCTCCGCCTGGTGTGCTCCCGAGAACGCCGCGAGCGCCGCCGCCTGCGACACGCTCGACGCGCACGTCACCATGTACTGGTGCGCCGCGATCACGCGGGCGATGAACGCGTCCGCCCCGCAGGCCCACCCCACGCGCCAGCCGGTCATGCTCAGGTCCTTGGACAGCCCCGAGATCACGACGCCGCCGTCGGGGGAGAAGGCGCGGATCGACGGCGCCGGGCCGTCGTAGGCGAACCCCGCGTAGATCTCGTCCGAGATCCACGCCACGCCTCGCGCACGGAGCCCCTCCGCGAGTCGCGCCAGGTCCTCGGCGCGGTCGATCGCGCCGGTCGGGTTGGACGGGGAGCACAGGATCACCGCGCGCGTCCGCGGCGTGATGCGGGACAGGACGTCGTCGGGATCGACCCGGAAGCCGCGCTCCGCCCGCAGGGGGAACGCGACGCCGGAGGCGCCGAGCAGTCGCGCGACCACCGGATACGCCGGGTATCCCGGATCGGGATGGAGGACCTCGTCCCCGGGGTCGCACAGCGTCATGAGGACGGCGAACATCGCCTCCTGCGAGCCGATCGTGACGACGACGTTCTCCGCCGCGGAGGCGAACGGCGCGTACCGCGCCGCGATCGCCGCGCGGAGCGCCGGATCCCCCGCCGTCGAGGTGTAGGCGGTTCTCCCCTTGCGGATCCCCTCGATTCCGGCTTCGCAGATCCGCGGCGGCGTCGGAAGGTCGGGCTGGCCGAGTCCGAGGTTGATCGCCCCCTTCGGTGCCGCGTCGAAGATCCGCCGGATCAGGGTGCGATCGATCCCCTCCATCCGACGTCCGGCGCGGAGGATCATCGCAGCGCCTGCTCGAGGGCCGAGGCCGCGTCGGTCCCCTCGTCGCGGTACTTGACGATCACCGGGGTCTGGAGCGACAGGCCGTGCCGCGCGGCGAAGGCTCCGGAGAGCG
Proteins encoded in this region:
- a CDS encoding aminotransferase class I/II-fold pyridoxal phosphate-dependent enzyme, whose translation is MILRAGRRMEGIDRTLIRRIFDAAPKGAINLGLGQPDLPTPPRICEAGIEGIRKGRTAYTSTAGDPALRAAIAARYAPFASAAENVVVTIGSQEAMFAVLMTLCDPGDEVLHPDPGYPAYPVVARLLGASGVAFPLRAERGFRVDPDDVLSRITPRTRAVILCSPSNPTGAIDRAEDLARLAEGLRARGVAWISDEIYAGFAYDGPAPSIRAFSPDGGVVISGLSKDLSMTGWRVGWACGADAFIARVIAAHQYMVTCASSVSQAAALAAFSGAHQAERSAYLEVFRRRRALMAEELSRIEGLRFAMPDGAFYFFVDVSAFGDATPIAMRLLESRKVVTIPGEAFGSNARGWLRISYAASDADIVTGVRALGEMLRG